In Candidatus Melainabacteria bacterium, the genomic stretch TTCAGCGCCACCACTTGCGGGTCGGCGATGATGATCAAGTCCGGGTTCAACTTGCGCAGAGCTGGAACGAGATTCTGAGCCGGTCCGTAGAGCAGGTCCGGATTCACCAGCACGCCCTCGAAGTGCCACTGCTTAGCTGCGCTGACCGTCATACCGCGGTCGCCCAGAACAAACGAGACATTGGCTCCGGCTGCCCTCAGGGATTCTGCCAGTGTCACCATGCGCGCCGGAAGTCCAGCTGTGGCTACACCTGTTGAGAGGTTGGGTGTGTCGAGGATGATGCAGACGCGAATCCTCGAGCCCGTCGACTCTTCCACATTTTGCCTTTCGATGTCGTCGTGCTATTGCTTTTGCTTTGATATAGGATGGCTGGTGCGTGCCATTCAGATGGGAGAGTGTGCTACTGCTGGGCGGCGTTGCCGCAGCACTTCCTGGTCGCCCACAGCTTGTCGCGCGCTTCCACCGAGAAGAGCCAGTTCAGGTGCTTCCAGAGGTGGCGCACCGTCTCGTCTTCCGTCTGCAGGTCGCGCAGCGACCACTCGAACTCCGGCATCTCGTCGCGGTAGAGCTCGTACTTGCGCTGATAGCCGGAGACCGCAGCGTGCTCGACGTTGGCGATGCGATCGCAGAGCTTGACGATGACGGCGCCGTAGACCATGCGGATCTTGCGGTAGGCCTGGAACTTGCGCTCGGCGCGTGTGTCTGCATCGCCGTCGGTGCAGGCCCAGATCAGAGCCACCTCGTACGGGTTGAATCCCGCCTTGAGCAGGTCTTCGATCGTCTTGTCGGTGTCTTCCAGCATGTCGTGCCCCCAGCACGCCGTCAGGATGGCCAGGTTGCGAACACCGAATCGGCGCGCGACGGCAGCAGTCTCGGCCAGGTGCACGGAGTAGGGGTGGTAGCCGTCCATGCCACCGTCATCGGTGGCGGTGTTGCCGTACTTCTGGTCGCCATGTGCGTTGGCGCAGTACTCTTGCTTGGCTTGCAGGTTCACGTTGGTCGCCTTTCTACGACGTGACCGGTCAGGTTGATTGATTCTCGTGTCGAGCATACCCGCTGAAAGTGTGATCGGCCCGGTTTCGAGAGATGTCTCAGTCGACTCGCGCTCTGGCGAGTGAAATCTGCGAAAACGTTGGGCGAGGGCTCGTAGGGGTGAGGAGTCTCTCGGAACGAAAGGGCTAACGGGCAAGTTGCATTTTCACTATGCGGGCCGATTTGATGAGCAAACAATGAGAAGTAAACGATTGAAACTGCTATTTCCAAAAAGTTTGGGTGCGCTAGGTGTTAATGGACTGGCCGGCATGCTGCAAAATTGGAAAAACCGGCCGCAGAGTTTCTCTAAACGGTGCAGTTGACTGAGCTGCGTCAACGATTGCTTGACCGGGATCTGTCGCCAGCAGGTGCTTTTATCGAAATAACCTTCCCAGTCTGATCGAGCTTTGAATGACGAGGGAATTCTTGTATTCCTCTAACAAATCTCAAAAATAATTCAAAAGTACTTGAAAGACCCGGATGTATTGTCAGTCTTGCCATAGAGGGCTCAGATAATTGCGAAAATCTGATTATTGGCAAGCAAAAACGAAAACAATAGTACAAACATGTGGGCTGAAGCCGCGCAACACTTTTCATTAAGGAGAACTCCAAATGGTGGGAATCTTCAACGATCTGGAGAGCTACGGACACGAACAGGTCGTTTTCTTCCATGATAAGGAATCTGGATTGAAAGCTATCATCGGAATCCACAGCACTGTTCTTGGACCAGCCCTGGGCGGCTGTCGTATGTGGAATTACGCTGACGAAGCTGCTGCATTACGCGATGTTCTTCGTCTGTCGCGCGGTATGACCTACAAGGCTGCAGTTGCCGGTCTCAACCTGGGTGGCGGCAAGGCTGTGATCATCGGCGATGCGAGAACACAGAAGACTGATGAAATGATGGCTGCATTCGGCAGAGCAGTTGAGTCTGTGGGCGGACGCTACATCACGGCTGAAGATGTAGGCATGAGCGTCAAAGACATTGATTTGATTCGCAATTTCACTAAGCATGCAGTAGGCGGCAGCAATGAAGGCGGCAGCGGCGATCCATCTGTCATGACCGCGTTTGGTGTCTTCCAGGGCATGAAAGCTGCTCTCAAACATGTCGGATTGGGCGGCGGCAGTCTGGAAGGGCTGAAGGTTGCTGTTCAAGGTGTAGGAAACGTCGGCTATCACCTCTGCAGCTATCTCTCTGCTGCTGGTGCCAAGCTCATCATCACAGACATTTATCCGAAATCTGTAGAGCGCATAGTGCAGGAATTTGGCGCAGAAGTTGTTTCGCCAGATGAAATCTACAGTGTCGAATGCGATGTTTTCGCTCCATGCGCTCTCGGTGCCATTCTCAACAATCGCACCATTCCTCAATTGAAGTGCAAAATCGTTGCCGGTTCTGCTAACAACCAGTTAGAGACCGACTCTGATGGAGCCGCATTGCAGGCAAAGGGCATCGTCTATGCTCCTGATTACGCCATCAACGCCGGCGGTTTGATTAATGTCGCCGCAGAACTGGATGGATATAATCCTGAGCTGGTCAATCAGAAAGTCTCCAAGATCTATCAAACGATCGAAGACATTCTCAATCGCGCATCCTCAGAAGGTATCCTGCCACATCAGGCTGCAGATAAATTGGCCGAACAAAGACTGGACGAGGTACGCAAATCAGCCAATGCCCCCAAGTCTTTTCAAAACCCAAGCAGCCGAAACGTCGGTCAAACAAAAAGCCTCGTGATCGCTAAGTAGGCAGTTGTTCTAAGGAATCTCGATTGTCGTTCAACACTGTCTACAGCGATTTAGAATGTCCTTTCTGTAAAGTGAAAGTGACTTCTGGTGTTGGTTTTCAGGTCGGTGCGATCGAGAACAAGAACTACAAAATTGGCGACAAGCTCAATTGGGACGGCAGTAAATGCCGTCCCTCTGTGCGTCCGGCTGACGGCAACATCAAAAGTATCGGTTACTTCAACTGCGACAATATCCGTTGCTCAACCTGGCAAGACTGCTATCCGCAAATACAACAAGCACTTGTTACAGTCGAAAACGACATCATTACTGACGTTTGCGTTTTTCATGAACGACGTGAAGGTCAAAACTTTGACATCATAGAACCGAACGGTCTATCCTAATCGCCTCTTTTGGAGCGATTACCATGCCTATTCAACCACGTGAGTTCTTGATGATTCCCGGCCCGACACCTGTGCCGGATGCTGTGCTGGAGTCGGTGGCGCGCCACCCGATCGGACACCGCACCCCGGAATTTTCCAAGGTCGTGCAGGATGTCATTCAAGATTTGAAGTGGTTGGGAAAGACTGAAAATGACGTCTTTGTCCTTACCGCCTCTGGCACTGGTGGCATGGAAGCGGCTGTCTCCAACACGATAAGCCCTGGAGACAGAGTTCTCAGTCTGATCTGCGGTGTATTCGGCGAGCGCTGGGCGAAAGTTGCGGAAGCATTCGGTGCTGAAGTGGAGCGTATGACAGTCGAGCCCGGCAAAGCAATCGATCCCAAAGCAGTGGAAGCGAAGTTGGCTTCTGCTCAGCCCAAGTTCAAGGCCGTGACGATAACTCATAACGAAACATCTACCGGCGTCATAAACGATCTGCAGGCTCTTGCTGCTGCTGCCAAAAAACATTCTGCGCTTTCGGTAGTCGATGCCGTCACCAGTTTCGGAGCGGTTGATTTACCGATTGATGCCTGGGATGTTGACGTGGTTGTCACAGGCAGCCAGAAAGCTTTGATGCTGCCTCCCGGTCTGGGCATCATCTTCTTTGGCAAACGCGCCTGGGAAGCCAAGGCGAATTGTCAGAGCAAAAGTTTCTACTTCGATTTGAAGAAGTACAAAAAATCGCTCGACGCGAATACAACGCCGTACACGCCTAATGTTTCGCTCTTCTGCGGCTTGGCAACGGCTTTGAAGATGATGCGCGAGGAAGGCACAGAGTCCATCTTTGCTCGTCACATGCGTCTGAAACAATCATTGCGAGCTGGTTTGCAGGCGATGGGGCTGGAGCTCGTAGTTGACGAAGAGGCGGCCTCTCCTACCATTACCTCAATCAAACCGCCGGCAGACCTGACTGTCGATGCGATTCGCAAAAAGCTGAAAGAGCGTTACAAGATACTCGTCGCTGATGGACAGGAAGAGCTGAAAGGCAAAATTTTTCGCATCGGACACATGGGCTACGTTTTCGAGCGCGATGTTTTGATGACACTGGCATCACTGGAAGCAACTTTGATCGAACTGGGTCACAAAGTGGAGCCCGGCAAAGCAGTACGTTCGGCTTCAGATTTGCTGGCTGCCAGAAAGTAGTTTCTGCTATCGATCTCTCTGCGCATCGACTTTTCGTGGGACAATCCCCACGGTGGAGGCGCACGCAATGTTGCAGTTTCAATAAGAGGAACTTAAACTATTTGAAATAAATAGGCACAGTGCTGCTTTTAGTGGTATCAAAGAGGTCTAAGTTGGAACGTTTGGGAGTCAGACCATGAAGCGGTCATTAACCCCGAGATCCCTTGCAATTGTCGCAGTAAGCGTTGGACTGTCGTTTGCAACATTCTTGCAGCCAGCTCACGCTCAGTATTATTTCAACAATCTGCCGTACGCTCTCAGTTCGTCTTTGATTTATCCGATCGGGCGAATGTTTCTCGGTGGCGGCACCAGCATCTACAACATCGCCAACCCCTACTACTTGACGAATCGGCTGGTTAACGGCGGCATCAATTCGAGCGGATTTTTCCGGGCACCAGGTTATGGACCGATGCCAATGGGAGTAGCTGGTTACACCGACGAAGAGCCCTTGAATTCGCCTCGCCAGCGCAATCGACCGTTCAGGTACGGTCAGTGGGGCGTCGACCAGACGGCATACGCAGGCGGTTACATTGCTCCTAATCCAAATGCGGTCGTGCCGCAAGCAGTGGGTCAACCCGGCGCGCCCGGTATGCCTGCCATCATTCCTCCTCAGCAAGCCAATCAGATGCCACCGACTGCGCCGCAGCGTGGCAAGAAAAAGCACTCGAAAAATCAGCAGGTGGCTCAGTATGCACCACAGGCGGTAGCAAGTGCAGCTGCTCCTCAGCTGCCAGCAAGTTCTCCGGCTCCGCTTGCCCAGGGTTTTGTCACTATGGTGAATACCAAATACGACGGCGATATATCGAAAGCTCTGTTCAGCCCAGAAGGCAGGTCGTGGGCCCACACGGTTGGGCTTGTTGATAATAACGACATCTTTAGCGCTGATTTAAGTCAGGAACGCGTTTTAGTGATTGGCAAGATCTTCAAAGATCCGGGACTGGACCCTGTCAGCAAACTGGATGCAGTCAAGATATTGCTGCGCACCTCGCCTGCTTCCAGCTCAGCAGTTGCAGCGCCTGCGATAGTGCCCGGCGCGCCTCAGACTGCAGCAGCACCAGGCACGAGCAACTGAAGCAATCTGGTTTGAAGCGAATGTTGCGCTTTCCCCATGCTCGTTATCGAGTGTGACGAAGCTGTGTTGTCATGCAGATTTCGGCTCGGCCGGTTCGGTATATTTAGGCTCCCCGGATGTCATAAAGGAGTGCTCATGAATACTGAGTCTTTTACGCAAGAATTGAACGCGCGAATCGCAAAGTACGATTTGCTCAGCCATCCCTTTTATAAATCTTGGAGCATGGGTGCACTCAAGAAAGATGAGATTAGAGAGTACGCCTGCGATTACTATCATCATGTAGCCGAATTTCCCAACTATCTCGATACGCTGCAAAAGCGCTTGCCTGAAGGGGAATTGCGTAATGTAGTTCTTGAAAATAAGGGTGACGAAGAAGGTGTTCAGTCTCGTGACGGACGTTCTCATGCTGAAATCTGGCTTGATTTTGCTCAGGGAATGGGCGCCAGTGCCGAAGATATCGTAGATCATGAGCCGATTGAAGAAATTGAACAACTGATAGCCACCTTCAAAGATGTTGTTGCAAACGGCTCCACCGCTGAAGCACTGGCTGCCCTCTATGCCTACGAATCACAAGTGCCGCGCGTGGCCACTGAAAAAGAGCGCGGTCTGAAAGATCACTATGGTGCTGATGATAAGACCAGCTACTACTTTACTTTGCACAAATCGTTCGATGTTTTGCACGCGAGAACATGGCTCGAACAGATTGCCCGTGAAGTTGGCACCGACGAGGCTGTGCAGCAAGCGGCTCTAAATGCTGCTGAAAGAGCTGCAAAATCGCTCTGGAACGCTCTTGATGGCGTTGAGCGCGAGCGCCTCTCGATCGCAAACAGCGGCACAAGCGTTTGTTGCCACTAGATAGATGAGGGCAGATGCTAGGCTTGAAACCCGTCGATAGTGATCTGTCGAGACGCCTGCATCGCGGCGCTCTGCGTGTGCGAGATTTCTCTCACTCGTGGGGATCTCGCACCCTGATTATGGGAATTGTTAACGTCACCCCGGACTCCTTCTCTGGAGACGGGGTGCTTAACTGTGCGGATGCAGTGGCTAAAGCCTCTCTGCAGGCTGATTCTGGCGCCGACATCATCGATATTGGTGGGCAGTCCACACGCCCGGGGCATGAACCGGTGTCAATAGACGAAGAGTTGAAGCGTGTTTTGCCTGTACTTTCTCAGTTCAGGCAGCAGATGCCCGCCGCTCTTGTTTCTCTCGACACCACTAAACCAGAAGTTCTGCAGCAGGCTCTGGAGGTGGATTTACTTAATTCCATCTGGGGAATCAGCGATCAGCTGCTTGCCATAGCTGTCGAGCGTGCACTGCCTGTGGTGGTAATGCACAATAAGGAGCGTCCGCAATACTCTTCCAGTGTAGTTGATGAAGTCTTGCGTTATCTGGATAATCAGGCGAGAAAGGCAGTTAGAGCCGGTCTCAAGCACGAGCATGTTATTCTCGACCCGGGCATCGGATTCGGTAAGACGGCAGAGCACAATTTGCAAGTTTTGAACCAGTTGCATCGCTTGACTGCGCTGGGCTTTCCTACCCTGATAGGCACATCCCGCAAGTCATTTTTAGGTAAATTGACCGGCAAAAATGTGGACCAACGCCTGGCTGGTTCGCTTGCTACGGTATCGCTGGCGGTGGCGGCAGGAATAGATATTGTGCGTGTTCATGATGTCGCGCAAACCAAAGAAGCTCTAGCTGTCAGTGACGCCATAATTCGCCAGACACGCCCGTCTGGCTGGGAGAGCTGATGTCTGAAACGGTGGACCGATCTTTGCCTGTAGATGTTATTCGCATTGATAAGATTGTCGCTCGCGGAAAACATGGCGTGACGGCGGCCGAGCGCGAGCAAGAATTGCCGCTGGAGCTTTCCGTGGAACTGCTCGTTGATCTCTCTAGAGCGGCTCAGACAGACAACATTGACGACACGATCAATTATTCGACTTTGAATCAAGCGATCGTGTCGGTTGTGCAAACCAGATCCCGGCACCTGATTGAAAAGTTGGCAGAAGACGTACTGGAAGTGATTTTTCAGGACCAGCGTGTCAGGCAGGCGACTGTTCGTATCGCCAAGCCTGAAAGATTGAACGGAGCTACTCCCAGCGTTACGCTGGTACGCAGGAACGAATAAGCATGGTCTATGCATATATTGGTCTCGGGTCTAACCTGGGAGATACGGCTCAGAACTTGCGCAATGCTCTGCGCGAAGTAGAGGCTTTTGGTCAGGTTTATGCCAAGTCGCGCCTCTATCATTCCAAGCCGTGGGGGGTCACCGATCAGCCGGACTTTTGTAATGCAGTTATTCAGCTTGAAACGTCACTTTCGCCTCAGGAATTGTTGAAAGGCTTGAAGGACCTGGAGAAGCGCATGGGGCGTGAGGAATCGCGGCGCTGGGGCCCTCGCTTAATAGACCTGGACATTCTCACTTATGGTGAAGAAGTAGTGAGAGATGAAAATTTGACTGTGCCGCATCTGCACATGAACGAGCGAGCGTTTGTCTTGATGCCGCTTTGTGATATCGACCATAACTACAAGGACGCCCTTATGGCGCTTCCGGTTGAATCAAGAGAGGAAGTGCAGTTGACCGGTCTGACCTGGTAGATAGGACCGTCAGGCGTCTTTCAAGGCTAAAGATTGACACCGAAAAGCCAGCGAAAGAACTGCCAGGTTCTGCTTTTGTTCAGCTTTTCCAGTAACTCGTGCGTCTCTTTCAATTCTTCTTCGTATTCTTGGATTGATTCAAGCAGAGCGTGGTTCTCTCTTTCGATTAAGATAGCTTTGGCCGCTCTGGCTCTGAACTCACCCAGCACCTTCAGTTGCTCTTGCATGCTGTCTACCTGAGACTCCAGGTAGCCGATGCGGTACATCGCACCTTCCAGCCTGACGGCGGCAAAATCCAGACTCTCCAGCACGTCACCTACATGTTTGGCTGTAGTATCGGCGCGGGTCTGCGTTGATAAGCCGGTTGATTGAACGGTTGTGGTTAACTCTGTCGAGGGCGGTCTCACCTCGGCTGGTGGCTTCGCATCTGGTGTCATATCGATCACGCCGGTATTGTTGAACAATGCGTCAATGGCCGATGTGGTCGTTTCAGTAGGTGCAATGTCCATCGCTAGATCCTTCCGTTCTCGGTACTAATCCGGGTCCCAGAAGATTATGAGCCTATCGACGATTGCTGTCTAGTACCGTATCCGGTGGGCACTAGATATGGTGTAGCTTGTAGTGGTAATGATGGATATATTGTAGTGGTACCACCGGTGCTGGCAAAATATTGCTCATCTCAGTTCTTTTTCTCAGTCGTGCTGCTCCTATTCTCGCCGCCGGCAGTTTTGCTGCCGGTTGCTTCGTTTTCAGGACGAATTGCTTTGGACAGGGCGTTGGCCGCGTCTGCGATTGCTTTGCCTAAGTCCTGGTCGCGATTAGTCTCAAAGTTGTTGAGACTATCGTTTTTAACTGTATCTGACATAAAACCAGCCTCTATTGTGAGTCAAGGTTTCTTTCTGTCAGTTGTTGTTGGTAAGTGTGCGGAGGAACGTTGTTGCCAATTCTTCCGCCTTACCATGGTCGCCTCTGGAGCCTGAATTGTGTGCTAGTACGGGCTATAAAAGCGGTTAGGAAAACATGTATCTTTCCAGGGTTGGGTCTGTCACTTTGCAAGCTTCGCTAGGACATATTTTCTAATAAGCCTATAAAAGAGAGCTTCTAGCATTTTTATATACCGTTCTGTGCTGGCTTTTCGAGCGCCATTAGCGCTAGGGTTAATCATTCCTTCAGTTTCGTTTTTTTCGCCGATATTTAAACCCTAACCCTTTCACCGCCAACCAAAACCTTAACCGGCTGCCACCTAGTGGGCTGCGAGTCGTTTAACGCTTTGGCTGGTCAACTTGAACATCCGTACGCCAGAGGCAGTGTTGCAACGCTGAACCGCTGGTAGTTAGGAGCATCCATGCACGATCACAGCGATTCAGTCACGCCCATTGTTGTTGTCCTCGGTGGAGGCATGAGCAACGATGGCCGCGGCGGACCAGCAACAATTTTACGAGCCCGCAAGGCCGTCAAGTTGGCGAAAGCCAACCCCACCTGGACCTTCATTCTCTCGGGAGATGGACGTGTTGACCCTGCCTCGTCAGACTTGACCGAGGCTCAGTTCATGGCGCGCATCCTCGTTGAGGCTGGAGTTGACGGTTCTCGACTGCTGCTCGAAGACGAGTCTCGCGACACCATCGGCAATGCTGTTCTGGTGGCGGCTCGTTATCTCAGGCACCTGCAGCCGCGGACCCTGTACGTCGTCACCTCGCCCTTCCACTCGACTCGCGCCCTGCTGCTCTTCCGCGGCGTGCTCGGTCCTGCCTGGGACGTGCAGGTGGCAGCATCATCTCCGGCGCGCGGCGATGCAACGCGTCGAGCCAACGAGCCTGGTGGCATCGACTGGACAAGGCGCTTCTTCGCCGGCATCACGCCTGGCGACCTCAAGGCTTGCATCCGCAAGCTGATCGCTGACCGTCCTGGCTATGCCACCAGCCGCACACTGCAATTTGACGACAACCCCGATGGCAGTGATACCACGCTCGGTACCGCTGCCTGATCGCACAGCGCCGAAGGAGGCCTATGTCATGCAAACTTCAAACCGCTCAGGCGGATTCTTTCTGATTGGCGGCAAGTCCAAGACTTGTTTCGCCGTTTTTCTGAAACTGGCTGGCGGTTCTGACGCGAAGATCGTCGTCATTCCCCACGCCAGCAGCGTTCCGTCCGAAGCCGCTGCCGACGTGGTCGAGCAGTTCGCTTTGCTCGGTGCGCGCAATGTCACCGTGCTCGAGCCGCCGACACTGTTTCGAGCACGCGTTGCTTCTTTCCTCTGGAAGCTGGGTGCTCGCTGGCTGAGTCGGTTCGTCTCAGACACGGTCATTCCCAGCGGGACTGACGCCGTGTATATCTCCGGTGGCGATCAGGACCAGCTCGTTGAGAAGCTCGGTGCCGGTGGCATCGCCACTCTCCGTGCATTCAGTCGCGCCGGTGGGTTGGTCTCGGGTACCTCGGCTGGCGCGGCCTGCATGGGGAACTACATGATCACAGGAGGCATGTCAGACGGAGCAATCCGTGCCGGCTCGCTCCGAACCGGGCGCGGACTGGGGCTGACTGGGCGCATTCTTTTCGACACGCACATGAAGCGCAACCGCTTCAACCGCCCCATCGTCGCACTGGCCACTCTCGACATGGACGCTGCTTTCGGCCTTGATGAAGACACCGGCGTCCACATCACGAACGGAACGGCCAGTGTGCACGGTGTCGGCAAGGTCTGGTACTACCGGCGCGGCGCCGATTTCGGCGTCGATTTCTCGGCTGGTTCCGCGCACGGTGTGAACGTCGAAGTTCTCACCGCAGGTGGTGTCATTGCCATCTGACCAGCTGGTCATTCGGTGCGATTGTAAACCGTTGCTCGGCTTGCAATCGCATTCTATCCACCGCCTGCTCACAGCGGGCGGCTTTGTCTGCTAGCAGACACAAGGACTGATTCTTATGACGACAACAACGAATCCCGCAGCGATGGAAGAAACTCCGTTGGTGCGGGCACAGCGAAAGCTTTACGAAATTTCCGGCGGCAGCAAAAACAGCAACAACGTTCGCGCCGCCCGGTTGACCACTGCCGACCGCATCGCTTTCTTCAACAGCTCCGAGTTTCGCGAGTGGGTTGCCTCTGAAAAGGCTGCCGGTCGTGAAATCTTCTGGCTCAAGGATGTCGACAAGACGCAGGCTGCGGGCGACATCTTCACGTTTTTCTTCAAGTGGCGAGCTGACAACAACAAGTTCACAGCGGCGCAGTTGAAGGTGATCGAGAAGTTCCTGCTGCGTCGGCCCCACGCCCTCGCCCGCGGGCTGATTCGACTGATTCGCGGTCTGGCGCGCATTCCCAATCGCCTGGGATTGACCACGGCTGCTCCTCGTTTTGCCAACTCTACTCCTCACCACGTCGTGGAATCTTGGCAGAGCAAGGAGCAGGGCGGCGACGGCATAAGCCTTCTGGACTTCTGGTCCGGGGCTTACTGGCCGTCGCAGGTCGGTCTGACCGAGGCCGAAAAGGTTGCTCAGGTGCAGGAATTTGCGCACCACTACGCAGCCAAAGTTTTCCCCGGCGTG encodes the following:
- a CDS encoding HD domain-containing protein gives rise to the protein MLDTRINQPDRSRRRKATNVNLQAKQEYCANAHGDQKYGNTATDDGGMDGYHPYSVHLAETAAVARRFGVRNLAILTACWGHDMLEDTDKTIEDLLKAGFNPYEVALIWACTDGDADTRAERKFQAYRKIRMVYGAVIVKLCDRIANVEHAAVSGYQRKYELYRDEMPEFEWSLRDLQTEDETVRHLWKHLNWLFSVEARDKLWATRKCCGNAAQQ
- a CDS encoding Glu/Leu/Phe/Val dehydrogenase, whose translation is MGIFNDLESYGHEQVVFFHDKESGLKAIIGIHSTVLGPALGGCRMWNYADEAAALRDVLRLSRGMTYKAAVAGLNLGGGKAVIIGDARTQKTDEMMAAFGRAVESVGGRYITAEDVGMSVKDIDLIRNFTKHAVGGSNEGGSGDPSVMTAFGVFQGMKAALKHVGLGGGSLEGLKVAVQGVGNVGYHLCSYLSAAGAKLIITDIYPKSVERIVQEFGAEVVSPDEIYSVECDVFAPCALGAILNNRTIPQLKCKIVAGSANNQLETDSDGAALQAKGIVYAPDYAINAGGLINVAAELDGYNPELVNQKVSKIYQTIEDILNRASSEGILPHQAADKLAEQRLDEVRKSANAPKSFQNPSSRNVGQTKSLVIAK
- a CDS encoding alanine--glyoxylate aminotransferase family protein: MQPREFLMIPGPTPVPDAVLESVARHPIGHRTPEFSKVVQDVIQDLKWLGKTENDVFVLTASGTGGMEAAVSNTISPGDRVLSLICGVFGERWAKVAEAFGAEVERMTVEPGKAIDPKAVEAKLASAQPKFKAVTITHNETSTGVINDLQALAAAAKKHSALSVVDAVTSFGAVDLPIDAWDVDVVVTGSQKALMLPPGLGIIFFGKRAWEAKANCQSKSFYFDLKKYKKSLDANTTPYTPNVSLFCGLATALKMMREEGTESIFARHMRLKQSLRAGLQAMGLELVVDEEAASPTITSIKPPADLTVDAIRKKLKERYKILVADGQEELKGKIFRIGHMGYVFERDVLMTLASLEATLIELGHKVEPGKAVRSASDLLAARK
- a CDS encoding CADD family putative folate metabolism protein, translated to MNTESFTQELNARIAKYDLLSHPFYKSWSMGALKKDEIREYACDYYHHVAEFPNYLDTLQKRLPEGELRNVVLENKGDEEGVQSRDGRSHAEIWLDFAQGMGASAEDIVDHEPIEEIEQLIATFKDVVANGSTAEALAALYAYESQVPRVATEKERGLKDHYGADDKTSYYFTLHKSFDVLHARTWLEQIAREVGTDEAVQQAALNAAERAAKSLWNALDGVERERLSIANSGTSVCCH
- the folP gene encoding dihydropteroate synthase, which produces MLGLKPVDSDLSRRLHRGALRVRDFSHSWGSRTLIMGIVNVTPDSFSGDGVLNCADAVAKASLQADSGADIIDIGGQSTRPGHEPVSIDEELKRVLPVLSQFRQQMPAALVSLDTTKPEVLQQALEVDLLNSIWGISDQLLAIAVERALPVVVMHNKERPQYSSSVVDEVLRYLDNQARKAVRAGLKHEHVILDPGIGFGKTAEHNLQVLNQLHRLTALGFPTLIGTSRKSFLGKLTGKNVDQRLAGSLATVSLAVAAGIDIVRVHDVAQTKEALAVSDAIIRQTRPSGWES
- the folB gene encoding dihydroneopterin aldolase translates to MSETVDRSLPVDVIRIDKIVARGKHGVTAAEREQELPLELSVELLVDLSRAAQTDNIDDTINYSTLNQAIVSVVQTRSRHLIEKLAEDVLEVIFQDQRVRQATVRIAKPERLNGATPSVTLVRRNE
- the folK gene encoding 2-amino-4-hydroxy-6-hydroxymethyldihydropteridine diphosphokinase, with protein sequence MVYAYIGLGSNLGDTAQNLRNALREVEAFGQVYAKSRLYHSKPWGVTDQPDFCNAVIQLETSLSPQELLKGLKDLEKRMGREESRRWGPRLIDLDILTYGEEVVRDENLTVPHLHMNERAFVLMPLCDIDHNYKDALMALPVESREEVQLTGLTW
- a CDS encoding YdcF family protein, which translates into the protein MHDHSDSVTPIVVVLGGGMSNDGRGGPATILRARKAVKLAKANPTWTFILSGDGRVDPASSDLTEAQFMARILVEAGVDGSRLLLEDESRDTIGNAVLVAARYLRHLQPRTLYVVTSPFHSTRALLLFRGVLGPAWDVQVAASSPARGDATRRANEPGGIDWTRRFFAGITPGDLKACIRKLIADRPGYATSRTLQFDDNPDGSDTTLGTAA